CGCGCGGCACGTAGAGGATCGAGCCCGGTGCGATGGGCCGGGTCTCGCTGCCGATGCGCATGGTGCCCGAGCCGCGCAGCATGACCACGAACAGGTCGTGGCTGTCGTGCCGGTGGGGCTGCTCGCGGTCGACGATCCAGACCAGGTGGTGACTC
The sequence above is drawn from the Myxococcota bacterium genome and encodes:
- a CDS encoding cupin domain-containing protein, whose product is SHHLVWIVDREQPHRHDSHDLFVVMLRGSGTMRIGSETRPIAPGSILYVPRGTVHAFTNQSGAPAASYAIYFPPFDGKDRVPVE